In one window of Acanthochromis polyacanthus isolate Apoly-LR-REF ecotype Palm Island chromosome 8, KAUST_Apoly_ChrSc, whole genome shotgun sequence DNA:
- the LOC110962219 gene encoding uncharacterized protein LOC110962219 isoform X1 yields the protein MGGRNCCVKNCRRRSHDHHGRKLPNGLTFHCFPAWRTNEGGQISELTRRRRAAWVAAVGRSDITFDSIPSSMRVCSRHFYSGRPAYEMLESDPDWCPSLNLGHNDGNLRRAERVLPSVQAKKKQKLKITLKKRPAVAFTAPQTQSEATEDEFPSLRLDQHDENSGPASCLLLSMKSKKKPKKRKKTETRPTEMSTSPQTQSEAAEAWVPFLHLDYIEGNSLSMKSKKKQIKRKKMETRPAETSTTLQTQSEAAEDWVPSLQLYYDEGNLLSVKSKKKQIKRKKMETRPTEMSTTPQTQSEAAEDWVPSLHLEYNEGNSLSMKSKEKQIKREEMETLTTLQTQSEAAEGFKKPSVPPWRDVKSVLQSLIQINTNISKKPEDETLDRPAADNTELSFRDFFRNTLEASLEASIRSRAQSKASSCNSELTVELNLQVPPLRGKSDASSSSLPVSSSSSSSCLNCDRLQRRVEELKDKLSQFAGEQEDMKASAAGIEPEQSAETIYEIEEEVLEWSEPLSPDQVIHCDQSKASPSCRPRPRFRKEWLSMFWFLRYSPRFDHMWCHVCRLHASSLYHKMALIKGSRVFKMDTIKKHSSTKYHKENLEQYVRSGNRMSYQILL from the exons ATGGGGGGAAGAAACTGCTGCGTTAAGAACTGCCGCCGTCGGTCTCACGACCACCACGGCCGGAAGCTCCCCAACGGACTGACCTTCCACTGTTTCCCCGCCTGGAGGACCAACGAAGGCGGACAGATATCGGAGCTGACAAGGCGGCGGAGGGCGGCTTGGGTGGCCGCCGTGGGCCGGAGCGACATCACCTTCGATAGCATCCCGTCCTCCATGAGGGTTTGTTCTCGACACTTTTACTCCG GTAGACCAGCGTATGAGATGCTGGAGTCAGATCCCGACTGGTGTCCGTCTCTAAACCTCGGTCACAACGATGGAAACTTGAGACGGGCCGAGCGCGTCCTGCCGTCAGTGCAGgcaaagaagaagcagaaactgaaaataacattaaagaaGAGACCGGCAGTGGCTTTCACAGCTCCACAGACACAATCAGAGGCCACAGAAG ATGAGTTCCCATCACTACGCCTAGATCAACATGACGAAAACTCTGGACCAGCTAGCTGTCTACTGCTGTCAATGAAGTCAAAGAAGAAGccgaaaaaaaggaaaaagacagaGACGAGACCAACGGAGATGTCCACAAGTCCTCAGACACAATCAGAAGCAGCAGAAG CTTGGGTTCCATTTTTACACCTGGATTACATTGAAGGAAACTCACTGTCAATGAAGTCAAAGAAGAaacagattaaaagaaaaaagatggaGACGAGGCCAGCGGAGACATCCACAACTCTTCAGACACAATCGGAGGCAGCAGAAG ATTGGGTTCCATCTTTACAACTGTATTACGATGAAGGAAACTTGCTGTCGGTGAAGTCAAAGAAGaagcagataaaaagaaaaaagatggaGACGAGACCGACTGAGATGTCCACAACTCCTCAGACACAATCAGAGGCAGCAGAAG ATTGGGTTCCATCTTTGCACCTGGAATACAATGAAGGAAACTCACTGTCAATGAAGTCAAAGGAGAAGCAGATTAAAAGAGAAGAGATGGAGACGTTAACAACTCTTCAGACACAATCGGAGGCAGCAGAAG GTTTCAAGAAGCCGTCGGTTCCTCCCTGGAGAGATGTCAAATCTGTGCTGCAGTCGCTCATCCAGATCAACACCAACATCAGTAAGAAGCCTGAAGACGAAACACTCGACCGTCCGGCTGCAGACAACACGGAGCTCAGCTTCAGG GACTTCTTCAGAAACACTCTGGAGGCGTCTCTGGAAGCTTCCATCAGGTCCAGAGCTCAGTCCAAGGCGTCGTCCTGCAACTCCGAGCTCACGGTGGAGCTGAACCTTCAAGTTCCACCTCTGAGGGGAAAGTCAGAtgcctcctcttcatcacttcctgtttcctcctcctcttcttcatcctgTTTGAACTGTGACCGACTGCAGAGGAgggtggaggagctgaaggacAAGTTGTCTCAGTTTGCAGGAGAACAAGAAGACATGAAGGCTTCAGCTGCTGGGATCGAACCAGAGCAGAGCGCTGAGACGATCTACGAGATAGAAGAGGAAGTTCTTGAAT GGTCGGAGCCGCTCTCACCTGATCAGGTGATTCACTGTGACCAAAGCAAGGCGAGTCCGTCGTGTCGACCGCGTCCTCGCTTCAGGAAGGAGTGGCTCAGCATGTTCTGGTTCCTCCGCTACTCGCCGAGGTTCGACCACATGTGGTGCCACGTCTGCCGCCTCCACGCCTCCTCCTTGTACCACAAAATGGCTCTGATCAAAGGCTCCAGAGTGTTCAAGATGGACACCATCAAGAAGCACAGCAGCACCAAATACCACAAGGAGAACCTGGAGCAATACGTGAGGAGCGGAAACAGAATGTCATACCAAATCCTCTTATAG
- the LOC110962219 gene encoding uncharacterized protein LOC110962219 isoform X2, protein MGGRNCCVKNCRRRSHDHHGRKLPNGLTFHCFPAWRTNEGGQISELTRRRRAAWVAAVGRSDITFDSIPSSMRVCSRHFYSGRPAYEMLESDPDWCPSLNLGHNDGNLRRAERVLPSVQAKKKQKLKITLKKRPAVAFTAPQTQSEATEDEFPSLRLDQHDENSGPASCLLLSMKSKKKPKKRKKTETRPTEMSTSPQTQSEAAEDWVPSLQLYYDEGNLLSVKSKKKQIKRKKMETRPTEMSTTPQTQSEAAEDWVPSLHLEYNEGNSLSMKSKEKQIKREEMETLTTLQTQSEAAEGFKKPSVPPWRDVKSVLQSLIQINTNISKKPEDETLDRPAADNTELSFRDFFRNTLEASLEASIRSRAQSKASSCNSELTVELNLQVPPLRGKSDASSSSLPVSSSSSSSCLNCDRLQRRVEELKDKLSQFAGEQEDMKASAAGIEPEQSAETIYEIEEEVLEWSEPLSPDQVIHCDQSKASPSCRPRPRFRKEWLSMFWFLRYSPRFDHMWCHVCRLHASSLYHKMALIKGSRVFKMDTIKKHSSTKYHKENLEQYVRSGNRMSYQILL, encoded by the exons ATGGGGGGAAGAAACTGCTGCGTTAAGAACTGCCGCCGTCGGTCTCACGACCACCACGGCCGGAAGCTCCCCAACGGACTGACCTTCCACTGTTTCCCCGCCTGGAGGACCAACGAAGGCGGACAGATATCGGAGCTGACAAGGCGGCGGAGGGCGGCTTGGGTGGCCGCCGTGGGCCGGAGCGACATCACCTTCGATAGCATCCCGTCCTCCATGAGGGTTTGTTCTCGACACTTTTACTCCG GTAGACCAGCGTATGAGATGCTGGAGTCAGATCCCGACTGGTGTCCGTCTCTAAACCTCGGTCACAACGATGGAAACTTGAGACGGGCCGAGCGCGTCCTGCCGTCAGTGCAGgcaaagaagaagcagaaactgaaaataacattaaagaaGAGACCGGCAGTGGCTTTCACAGCTCCACAGACACAATCAGAGGCCACAGAAG ATGAGTTCCCATCACTACGCCTAGATCAACATGACGAAAACTCTGGACCAGCTAGCTGTCTACTGCTGTCAATGAAGTCAAAGAAGAAGccgaaaaaaaggaaaaagacagaGACGAGACCAACGGAGATGTCCACAAGTCCTCAGACACAATCAGAAGCAGCAGAAG ATTGGGTTCCATCTTTACAACTGTATTACGATGAAGGAAACTTGCTGTCGGTGAAGTCAAAGAAGaagcagataaaaagaaaaaagatggaGACGAGACCGACTGAGATGTCCACAACTCCTCAGACACAATCAGAGGCAGCAGAAG ATTGGGTTCCATCTTTGCACCTGGAATACAATGAAGGAAACTCACTGTCAATGAAGTCAAAGGAGAAGCAGATTAAAAGAGAAGAGATGGAGACGTTAACAACTCTTCAGACACAATCGGAGGCAGCAGAAG GTTTCAAGAAGCCGTCGGTTCCTCCCTGGAGAGATGTCAAATCTGTGCTGCAGTCGCTCATCCAGATCAACACCAACATCAGTAAGAAGCCTGAAGACGAAACACTCGACCGTCCGGCTGCAGACAACACGGAGCTCAGCTTCAGG GACTTCTTCAGAAACACTCTGGAGGCGTCTCTGGAAGCTTCCATCAGGTCCAGAGCTCAGTCCAAGGCGTCGTCCTGCAACTCCGAGCTCACGGTGGAGCTGAACCTTCAAGTTCCACCTCTGAGGGGAAAGTCAGAtgcctcctcttcatcacttcctgtttcctcctcctcttcttcatcctgTTTGAACTGTGACCGACTGCAGAGGAgggtggaggagctgaaggacAAGTTGTCTCAGTTTGCAGGAGAACAAGAAGACATGAAGGCTTCAGCTGCTGGGATCGAACCAGAGCAGAGCGCTGAGACGATCTACGAGATAGAAGAGGAAGTTCTTGAAT GGTCGGAGCCGCTCTCACCTGATCAGGTGATTCACTGTGACCAAAGCAAGGCGAGTCCGTCGTGTCGACCGCGTCCTCGCTTCAGGAAGGAGTGGCTCAGCATGTTCTGGTTCCTCCGCTACTCGCCGAGGTTCGACCACATGTGGTGCCACGTCTGCCGCCTCCACGCCTCCTCCTTGTACCACAAAATGGCTCTGATCAAAGGCTCCAGAGTGTTCAAGATGGACACCATCAAGAAGCACAGCAGCACCAAATACCACAAGGAGAACCTGGAGCAATACGTGAGGAGCGGAAACAGAATGTCATACCAAATCCTCTTATAG
- the LOC110962219 gene encoding uncharacterized protein LOC110962219 isoform X3, translating to MGGRNCCVKNCRRRSHDHHGRKLPNGLTFHCFPAWRTNEGGQISELTRRRRAAWVAAVGRSDITFDSIPSSMRVCSRHFYSGRPAYEMLESDPDWCPSLNLGHNDGNLRRAERVLPSVQAKKKQKLKITLKKRPAVAFTAPQTQSEATEDEFPSLRLDQHDENSGPASCLLLSMKSKKKPKKRKKTETRPTEMSTSPQTQSEAAEAWVPFLHLDYIEGNSLSMKSKKKQIKRKKMETRPAETSTTLQTQSEAAEGFKKPSVPPWRDVKSVLQSLIQINTNISKKPEDETLDRPAADNTELSFRDFFRNTLEASLEASIRSRAQSKASSCNSELTVELNLQVPPLRGKSDASSSSLPVSSSSSSSCLNCDRLQRRVEELKDKLSQFAGEQEDMKASAAGIEPEQSAETIYEIEEEVLEWSEPLSPDQVIHCDQSKASPSCRPRPRFRKEWLSMFWFLRYSPRFDHMWCHVCRLHASSLYHKMALIKGSRVFKMDTIKKHSSTKYHKENLEQYVRSGNRMSYQILL from the exons ATGGGGGGAAGAAACTGCTGCGTTAAGAACTGCCGCCGTCGGTCTCACGACCACCACGGCCGGAAGCTCCCCAACGGACTGACCTTCCACTGTTTCCCCGCCTGGAGGACCAACGAAGGCGGACAGATATCGGAGCTGACAAGGCGGCGGAGGGCGGCTTGGGTGGCCGCCGTGGGCCGGAGCGACATCACCTTCGATAGCATCCCGTCCTCCATGAGGGTTTGTTCTCGACACTTTTACTCCG GTAGACCAGCGTATGAGATGCTGGAGTCAGATCCCGACTGGTGTCCGTCTCTAAACCTCGGTCACAACGATGGAAACTTGAGACGGGCCGAGCGCGTCCTGCCGTCAGTGCAGgcaaagaagaagcagaaactgaaaataacattaaagaaGAGACCGGCAGTGGCTTTCACAGCTCCACAGACACAATCAGAGGCCACAGAAG ATGAGTTCCCATCACTACGCCTAGATCAACATGACGAAAACTCTGGACCAGCTAGCTGTCTACTGCTGTCAATGAAGTCAAAGAAGAAGccgaaaaaaaggaaaaagacagaGACGAGACCAACGGAGATGTCCACAAGTCCTCAGACACAATCAGAAGCAGCAGAAG CTTGGGTTCCATTTTTACACCTGGATTACATTGAAGGAAACTCACTGTCAATGAAGTCAAAGAAGAaacagattaaaagaaaaaagatggaGACGAGGCCAGCGGAGACATCCACAACTCTTCAGACACAATCGGAGGCAGCAGAAG GTTTCAAGAAGCCGTCGGTTCCTCCCTGGAGAGATGTCAAATCTGTGCTGCAGTCGCTCATCCAGATCAACACCAACATCAGTAAGAAGCCTGAAGACGAAACACTCGACCGTCCGGCTGCAGACAACACGGAGCTCAGCTTCAGG GACTTCTTCAGAAACACTCTGGAGGCGTCTCTGGAAGCTTCCATCAGGTCCAGAGCTCAGTCCAAGGCGTCGTCCTGCAACTCCGAGCTCACGGTGGAGCTGAACCTTCAAGTTCCACCTCTGAGGGGAAAGTCAGAtgcctcctcttcatcacttcctgtttcctcctcctcttcttcatcctgTTTGAACTGTGACCGACTGCAGAGGAgggtggaggagctgaaggacAAGTTGTCTCAGTTTGCAGGAGAACAAGAAGACATGAAGGCTTCAGCTGCTGGGATCGAACCAGAGCAGAGCGCTGAGACGATCTACGAGATAGAAGAGGAAGTTCTTGAAT GGTCGGAGCCGCTCTCACCTGATCAGGTGATTCACTGTGACCAAAGCAAGGCGAGTCCGTCGTGTCGACCGCGTCCTCGCTTCAGGAAGGAGTGGCTCAGCATGTTCTGGTTCCTCCGCTACTCGCCGAGGTTCGACCACATGTGGTGCCACGTCTGCCGCCTCCACGCCTCCTCCTTGTACCACAAAATGGCTCTGATCAAAGGCTCCAGAGTGTTCAAGATGGACACCATCAAGAAGCACAGCAGCACCAAATACCACAAGGAGAACCTGGAGCAATACGTGAGGAGCGGAAACAGAATGTCATACCAAATCCTCTTATAG